The proteins below are encoded in one region of Cellvibrio zantedeschiae:
- a CDS encoding ABC transporter ATP-binding protein, translated as MIRIDQVSKSFGNKKSGVVQALKNISLTIRDGEITGLLGVNGAGKSTLLRLIYGLQDPTTGTIAIDNIDVQKNPEAARQRLGVLPDDTGLYKRLTARENIHYFGELQGLSAGDLKESAQELIALLKMENIAERRADGFSLGERMKTALARAIVHRPQHILLDEPTNGLDVITTRAVRNMLLTLRDQGRCILFSSHLMHEVGGLCDRVLIIAGGEIVADGSVADIIALSGENTLEDAFIKFSQLAEGESHVE; from the coding sequence TTCGTATAGATCAGGTAAGCAAAAGTTTTGGCAATAAAAAATCCGGCGTAGTGCAAGCGCTAAAAAATATTTCCCTGACTATTCGCGATGGCGAAATTACCGGCTTGCTTGGTGTTAACGGCGCAGGGAAGTCTACCTTGTTGCGGTTAATTTATGGCCTGCAAGATCCCACAACGGGCACCATCGCAATTGACAATATCGATGTACAAAAAAATCCTGAGGCTGCCCGGCAGCGGTTAGGTGTATTGCCGGACGATACAGGTTTATACAAACGGTTAACGGCTCGTGAAAATATTCATTATTTTGGTGAGTTGCAAGGTTTGTCCGCTGGTGACCTAAAGGAGAGTGCACAAGAATTAATTGCGCTGCTAAAAATGGAAAATATTGCAGAGCGTCGTGCAGATGGTTTTTCCCTGGGTGAGCGGATGAAAACCGCATTAGCGCGTGCCATAGTTCATCGGCCGCAACATATTTTGCTGGATGAACCCACTAATGGTTTAGATGTTATTACCACTCGTGCGGTGCGCAACATGTTGTTGACGCTTCGTGATCAAGGCCGCTGTATTTTATTCTCCAGCCACTTGATGCATGAGGTAGGTGGCTTATGCGACCGGGTATTAATTATTGCAGGTGGCGAAATTGTGGCGGATGGTAGCGTTGCGGATATCATTGCTTTGTCCGGCGAAAATACTTTAGAGGATGCATTTATTAAGTTCTCTCAGTTAGCGGAAGGAGAATCACATGTTGAATAA
- a CDS encoding ABC transporter permease, translated as MLNKNSFRFSLTVYRKELRDALRDRRAMRMAFLPPLYFVAIFVGLVFFAVSMENDKKVAGVNSIPVYVEGEQNLPELVAWLREQGAVIKTVESGAYQQIKDKKIDFALIIPDEAKQKRAKGESAPVWLVYDGANQKLSSSIGFVRSQFYTWSWRVGSINLMARGLAPDVGTPVMLREDNIADEQKMSVYLLASVPLTLLLAAFIGSVGFSADMTAGERERRSLESLLITPASTFSVYLGKWLTSVSLTVVILIMQLVLLAIAFRFLPFNQLGLRVDVNYIDLINVFWVLVPVVFFAVALQLSLSIFAKSFKDAQSLIAGLVFVPMMLNFYTMFNPGVFHEWWLWVPVLGQAVVIKEILLGGAIVSFAFWKFWFVGLMITCLAFWVGIKQLRRPKIVYGQ; from the coding sequence ATGTTGAATAAAAATAGTTTTAGATTCTCATTAACTGTGTACCGTAAAGAATTGCGTGATGCTTTGCGTGATAGACGCGCAATGCGCATGGCATTCTTACCACCCTTGTATTTTGTCGCCATTTTTGTGGGCTTGGTTTTCTTTGCTGTAAGTATGGAAAACGATAAAAAAGTTGCTGGCGTTAATTCCATTCCGGTTTATGTGGAGGGCGAACAAAATTTGCCTGAGTTGGTGGCTTGGTTGCGCGAGCAAGGCGCGGTTATCAAAACGGTTGAGTCGGGTGCTTATCAACAAATTAAAGATAAGAAAATTGATTTCGCATTAATTATTCCAGATGAAGCAAAGCAAAAGCGAGCGAAGGGAGAGTCTGCTCCGGTGTGGTTAGTGTATGACGGCGCAAACCAAAAATTATCTTCGAGTATTGGTTTTGTTCGCTCGCAATTTTATACCTGGAGCTGGCGCGTGGGCTCCATCAATTTAATGGCGCGAGGATTGGCTCCTGATGTAGGAACTCCGGTTATGTTGCGCGAAGATAATATCGCCGACGAACAAAAGATGAGCGTCTATTTGTTAGCGAGTGTTCCATTGACCTTATTGTTAGCCGCCTTTATTGGCAGCGTGGGCTTTTCCGCGGATATGACAGCAGGGGAACGTGAGCGCCGTTCACTGGAATCATTATTGATTACACCTGCCTCAACCTTTAGTGTGTATTTAGGCAAATGGTTAACGTCTGTCAGTCTTACGGTAGTGATTCTAATTATGCAGCTCGTGTTGCTTGCTATTGCATTTCGCTTTCTACCTTTCAATCAATTGGGGTTACGGGTTGATGTTAATTACATTGATTTAATCAATGTTTTTTGGGTACTTGTTCCTGTGGTATTTTTTGCAGTGGCTTTGCAGTTGAGTCTATCTATTTTTGCTAAATCGTTTAAAGATGCTCAATCATTAATTGCGGGTTTGGTTTTTGTTCCCATGATGTTGAATTTTTACACCATGTTTAACCCGGGGGTATTCCATGAGTGGTGGTTATGGGTTCCCGTTCTTGGGCAGGCTGTAGTCATTAAAGAAATTTTATTAGGTGGGGCTATTGTAAGCTTTGCATTTTGGAAGTTTTGGTTCGTGGGATTAATGATTACGTGCCTGGCATTTTGGGTGGGTATCAAACAATTGCGTAGGCCTAAAATAGTCTACGGGCAATAA
- a CDS encoding glutathione S-transferase family protein, translating into MKLYGSYTSPFVRHCRIVLLETNCACEFIETDQATSAVRSPTKRVPFLEDGDVFLTDSIAILKYLREKAGQSYLASTHELNQFCMVNTALDTTANLFFLERDGVDLTAYEYTRRQAARIESSLAELNQLDLPLHAPYNDVQLRLACYLYWALFRNRINIESHKNLQDFLSGIQQHQPFVKTAIPM; encoded by the coding sequence ATGAAATTATACGGCAGTTATACATCACCCTTTGTGCGCCATTGCCGCATAGTATTATTGGAGACAAATTGCGCCTGTGAATTTATTGAAACAGATCAAGCCACAAGCGCAGTGCGATCACCCACCAAGCGCGTGCCTTTTCTCGAAGATGGCGATGTATTCCTAACCGATTCAATCGCCATTCTAAAATATCTGCGTGAAAAAGCTGGCCAGAGTTATTTGGCCAGCACTCATGAACTCAATCAATTCTGCATGGTGAATACAGCATTAGATACAACCGCCAATTTATTTTTCCTGGAACGCGATGGTGTAGATTTAACCGCTTATGAATATACACGCCGCCAAGCTGCGCGCATTGAGTCCAGCCTTGCCGAATTAAATCAACTAGACCTGCCGTTGCATGCACCCTACAACGATGTGCAGCTACGCTTAGCCTGTTACCTATACTGGGCACTATTTCGCAATCGTATCAATATAGAAAGCCACAAAAATTTGCAGGATTTTTTGAGCGGCATTCAGCAGCATCAACCTTTTGTAAAAACTGCCATACCAATGTAA
- a CDS encoding nuclear transport factor 2 family protein, translating into MTTKQFFALCILTLGIAQAATASKPNAKAVQQVEAQVELLRNAMISADAKKLKELTATELNYGHSGGHVENQAEFIEKIISGKSDFVTIDLRDQSVQIVKDIAIVRHKLFATTNNNGKPDEVTIGVMLIWQKQNGNWKLLARQAFKDH; encoded by the coding sequence ATGACAACAAAACAATTTTTCGCCCTATGCATCCTTACCTTGGGCATAGCCCAAGCCGCTACAGCCAGCAAACCAAACGCCAAAGCGGTTCAACAAGTCGAAGCTCAAGTTGAACTACTGCGCAACGCCATGATCAGTGCTGACGCAAAAAAGCTGAAAGAGCTAACAGCAACCGAACTTAACTATGGTCACTCCGGTGGGCATGTTGAAAACCAGGCTGAGTTTATTGAAAAAATAATTAGCGGAAAATCTGATTTTGTGACAATCGATTTGCGTGACCAAAGTGTTCAAATCGTTAAAGACATTGCGATAGTTCGCCATAAGCTCTTTGCCACAACAAACAATAATGGGAAACCAGATGAGGTCACCATTGGCGTAATGTTAATTTGGCAAAAGCAAAACGGAAACTGGAAACTCCTGGCGCGACAAGCGTTCAAGGATCATTAA